Proteins encoded in a region of the Cytobacillus pseudoceanisediminis genome:
- the xylE gene encoding D-xylose transporter XylE yields MKQNRNSLYIGSLTLVAAIGGLLFGYDTAVISGAEKSLEIYLINSLGLGSLAHGATTSSALIGCIIGGLISGYFASKFGRKKSLIAAAVLFFLSALGSAFPEFLFFTKGEPTISLLLTFNLYRIIGGIGVGLASAIVPMYIGEIAPADIRGRLVSFNQFMIIFGMLVVYFVNWGIASGRPLEWINDVGWRYMFASEAIPALAFGLLLLLVPETPRYLAIHNHDDKALAVLAKINGAAEAKTILGEIKKSVAASANVPAEKLFAYGKLVIVIGILLSVFQQFVGINVALYYAPRIFESMGAAKDASMLQTIVMGVINVIFTIVAILTVDKWGRKPLLITGSIGMAIGMFGVAGMAFSNIIGMGTLIFIIVYTASFMMSWGPICWVLISEIFPNKIRGQAVAVAVAAQWAANYFISSTYPMMMEFSGGLTYGFYGLMSVLSAIFVWKFVPETKGKTLENMESIWKRTA; encoded by the coding sequence ATGAAACAGAATCGGAACTCTCTATATATTGGTTCACTTACATTGGTTGCTGCGATAGGCGGTTTGCTTTTCGGATATGATACGGCTGTTATTTCAGGAGCTGAAAAGTCACTGGAAATCTATCTGATTAATAGTTTGGGATTAGGATCGCTGGCTCACGGGGCGACAACCTCAAGTGCATTGATTGGCTGTATCATTGGCGGTTTAATATCCGGTTATTTTGCGTCGAAATTTGGGCGGAAAAAATCGCTGATAGCCGCGGCTGTACTATTCTTCTTATCTGCATTAGGATCCGCTTTCCCTGAATTTTTATTTTTCACTAAAGGGGAACCGACCATCTCGCTATTATTGACTTTTAATCTTTATCGCATTATTGGCGGAATTGGGGTTGGTCTGGCGTCAGCTATTGTTCCCATGTATATCGGCGAAATTGCACCTGCCGATATCCGCGGACGCCTTGTTTCATTCAATCAGTTTATGATTATCTTCGGGATGCTTGTCGTGTACTTTGTAAACTGGGGCATTGCCAGCGGCCGTCCATTGGAATGGATCAATGATGTTGGCTGGAGGTACATGTTTGCTTCAGAAGCTATTCCGGCCCTTGCGTTTGGTCTTCTGCTGCTCCTGGTTCCGGAGACACCACGTTACCTGGCCATTCATAATCATGATGATAAAGCTTTAGCAGTCCTTGCGAAAATTAATGGTGCAGCAGAGGCTAAAACGATCTTGGGTGAAATCAAAAAATCGGTAGCAGCCTCAGCAAATGTTCCAGCAGAAAAGCTGTTTGCATACGGAAAATTAGTGATTGTTATAGGAATTCTGCTCTCTGTATTCCAGCAATTTGTCGGAATCAACGTTGCTTTGTACTATGCACCGCGAATTTTTGAAAGCATGGGAGCAGCAAAGGATGCCTCGATGCTGCAGACGATTGTTATGGGTGTCATAAATGTCATCTTTACAATTGTGGCAATTTTAACTGTAGATAAATGGGGACGCAAGCCATTATTGATCACAGGTTCCATTGGCATGGCCATCGGGATGTTTGGAGTAGCAGGAATGGCTTTCTCCAATATAATCGGCATGGGCACATTAATTTTTATCATCGTTTACACAGCTTCCTTCATGATGTCATGGGGACCGATATGCTGGGTATTGATCTCTGAAATTTTCCCAAACAAAATCCGAGGACAGGCAGTTGCGGTAGCTGTAGCAGCACAATGGGCGGCAAACTATTTTATTTCATCGACTTATCCGATGATGATGGAATTCAGCGGCGGCTTAACTTACGGCTTCTATGGACTGATGAGTGTTCTTTCAGCCATTTTTGTATGGAAGTTTGTACCTGAAACGAAAGGGAAGACTCTTGAGAACATGGAGAGTATTTGGAAAAGAACTGCCTGA
- a CDS encoding metal-dependent transcriptional regulator, translated as MIPISSKRYILEIYLLQEAHGHATISGIAKVLRVTVSAASKMAGKLKTDGYIHFQPYGTVTLTKAGLEIAKKLFQDHQVLMEFYQIIGVEEKLIKKKVREVEMHIGTEVVFKIKSFIENHKKNA; from the coding sequence GTGATCCCCATTAGTTCAAAGAGGTATATTCTCGAGATTTATTTATTACAGGAAGCACATGGGCATGCGACCATTTCCGGCATTGCAAAGGTATTGAGGGTCACCGTCTCAGCTGCATCTAAAATGGCCGGAAAGCTTAAAACAGACGGTTACATTCATTTTCAGCCCTATGGAACAGTTACTTTGACAAAAGCCGGATTGGAAATTGCCAAAAAACTCTTCCAAGATCATCAGGTTTTAATGGAGTTTTATCAAATAATCGGGGTTGAAGAGAAACTAATCAAAAAGAAAGTTAGGGAAGTTGAAATGCATATCGGTACGGAAGTTGTTTTTAAAATTAAGAGCTTTATAGAAAATCATAAGAAAAACGCTTGA
- a CDS encoding metal ABC transporter substrate-binding protein: protein MIKKGFLLLAAFLLSVLFLSACSSGTSSTSSNADGKIQVVTTYSIVYDIVKNVGGDLVEIHSLAPIGSNPHEYDPLPEDVKKTTDADAVFYNGLNLEAGNSWFNKLMETAGKDGEDAPVFLMSRGVDAMHLTTKGKESEEDPHAWLDIRNGIKYAENARDGLIKTDPDNKEIYEKNAEEYIAKLQELHDEAVEQFNEIPENERVLVTSEGAFKYFSEAYGFQAEYIWEINQENQGTPDQITRITDIINEKGITGLFLETSIDARSMEAVSDETNVPIMGKVFTDSLAKPGEDGDTYISMMEWNIKTIKKGLTR from the coding sequence ATGATTAAAAAAGGCTTTCTTTTATTAGCTGCATTCCTTCTGTCTGTGTTATTCCTGTCAGCCTGCAGCAGCGGAACAAGCAGCACCTCGTCCAATGCAGATGGGAAAATCCAAGTTGTGACTACCTATTCGATTGTGTATGACATTGTTAAAAATGTAGGCGGGGATTTGGTTGAGATTCATAGTTTAGCACCCATTGGCTCCAATCCCCACGAATATGACCCCCTTCCTGAGGATGTGAAAAAAACAACGGATGCAGATGCAGTATTTTACAACGGGCTGAACCTGGAAGCCGGCAACTCATGGTTCAATAAGCTGATGGAAACTGCCGGAAAAGACGGTGAAGATGCGCCTGTCTTCCTAATGAGCAGAGGCGTTGATGCCATGCACTTAACCACAAAGGGCAAAGAAAGTGAAGAAGATCCCCATGCCTGGCTGGACATCCGAAATGGGATCAAATACGCGGAAAATGCCAGAGATGGACTTATCAAAACAGATCCAGACAATAAAGAGATTTACGAAAAAAACGCTGAAGAATACATTGCAAAGCTTCAAGAGCTGCATGATGAAGCAGTCGAACAATTTAATGAAATTCCAGAAAACGAACGTGTTCTCGTAACAAGTGAAGGTGCTTTTAAATATTTCAGCGAAGCCTACGGATTCCAGGCAGAATACATCTGGGAAATCAACCAGGAAAACCAGGGAACACCAGACCAAATTACAAGAATTACAGATATTATTAATGAAAAAGGAATTACAGGACTATTCCTGGAAACAAGCATTGACGCAAGAAGCATGGAAGCTGTATCCGATGAAACCAATGTTCCAATCATGGGAAAGGTATTTACAGACTCCTTGGCAAAGCCGGGTGAAGATGGCGATACTTATATTTCGATGATGGAATGGAATATTAAAACCATTAAAAAAGGCTTGACCCGGTAA
- a CDS encoding metal ABC transporter permease — translation MAFIEAVMQYGFLQKALLTSVMVGIICGVIGCFIILRGMSLMGDAISHAVLPGVAISYMLGVNFFFGAVISGVITAIAIGFVSQNSRIKHDTSIGIMFTAAFASGIIIITMLKSSTDLYHILFGNVLAVRLSDMWITLGISLFVLGAVYLFYKELLVTSFDETMGAAYGLPVRFIHYFLMTLLTMVTVASLQTVGIVLVVAMLITPAAAAYLLTERLWMMIFLASGIGVISSIVGLYFSFTYNLASGATIVISSTAIFILVFLFSPKHGLIWKTLKVKKRELH, via the coding sequence ATGGCTTTTATTGAAGCGGTCATGCAATATGGTTTTCTGCAAAAAGCGTTATTAACCTCGGTTATGGTAGGAATTATCTGCGGAGTCATTGGGTGCTTTATCATCCTTAGAGGAATGTCTCTCATGGGAGATGCCATATCACATGCTGTCCTTCCGGGCGTCGCTATTTCATATATGCTGGGAGTTAACTTCTTCTTTGGAGCAGTCATAAGCGGAGTGATTACAGCTATCGCCATTGGGTTTGTATCCCAAAACAGCCGGATAAAGCATGATACCTCGATTGGAATTATGTTTACAGCGGCATTTGCTTCAGGAATCATTATTATTACCATGCTTAAAAGCAGTACAGATCTCTACCATATATTATTTGGCAATGTACTGGCAGTAAGATTATCCGACATGTGGATCACACTGGGCATCAGCCTGTTTGTATTGGGGGCTGTATACCTCTTTTACAAAGAATTATTGGTCACCTCGTTTGACGAAACGATGGGAGCAGCTTACGGACTGCCAGTTCGTTTCATTCATTATTTCCTAATGACTCTCTTGACGATGGTAACCGTTGCATCCCTCCAGACAGTAGGTATTGTCCTGGTTGTTGCCATGCTGATCACCCCTGCAGCGGCAGCTTATCTGTTAACCGAGCGGCTGTGGATGATGATTTTCCTTGCGTCTGGCATTGGTGTAATTTCATCCATCGTGGGACTATACTTTAGCTTTACCTACAACTTAGCTTCAGGAGCAACAATAGTCATATCATCCACTGCTATTTTCATTCTCGTTTTTTTATTTTCACCTAAGCATGGGCTAATATGGAAAACGCTGAAAGTAAAGAAAAGAGAGCTTCATTAG
- a CDS encoding metal ABC transporter ATP-binding protein, with translation MKDPAISIEDLHVSYFGNEAVTGVSLTVNTGNLVGIIGPNGAGKSTFLKAMLNLIPKDKGAVRVMGKSIAEVRKSIAYVPQRNAIDWDFPITVHDAVLIGTYPHLKLFRRPKKKDKEWAMECLQRVGMQEFSKRQIGELSGGQQQRVFLARALAQKADLFFLDEPFVGVDVSSEETIVNILKELCRQGKTVIVVHHDLSKANDYFNQLILLNKELISFGTVEEVFKPEVIAKAYKGQFAFMNEIGVSL, from the coding sequence ATGAAGGATCCGGCAATTAGCATAGAGGATTTGCATGTTTCCTATTTCGGAAATGAAGCGGTGACAGGAGTCAGCCTTACTGTTAATACAGGTAATCTGGTAGGAATTATCGGGCCGAACGGCGCAGGTAAATCGACTTTTTTAAAAGCCATGCTAAATCTTATACCAAAGGATAAAGGTGCAGTTAGAGTGATGGGAAAATCCATTGCTGAAGTTCGCAAAAGCATCGCCTATGTGCCGCAGCGGAATGCCATAGACTGGGATTTCCCAATCACTGTGCATGATGCGGTTCTTATTGGGACCTACCCCCATTTAAAACTGTTCCGCCGTCCAAAGAAAAAGGATAAAGAGTGGGCCATGGAATGTCTTCAGCGAGTTGGCATGCAGGAGTTCAGCAAAAGGCAGATTGGGGAACTATCAGGCGGCCAGCAGCAGAGAGTTTTTCTTGCGAGAGCACTTGCTCAAAAAGCGGATTTGTTCTTTCTGGATGAGCCATTTGTTGGAGTTGATGTATCCAGTGAGGAAACCATTGTGAACATTTTGAAGGAGCTCTGCAGACAAGGAAAAACAGTGATTGTTGTACACCATGATTTAAGTAAAGCAAATGATTATTTCAACCAGTTAATTCTGCTAAATAAGGAATTGATCAGTTTTGGGACCGTTGAAGAAGTGTTTAAACCTGAAGTAATTGCAAAAGCATACAAGGGGCAATTTGCTTTTATGAATGAGATTGGGGTGTCGCTATAA
- a CDS encoding glycerol-3-phosphate acyltransferase, producing MIDDVWTALMVMIFSYTFGSVAGAYYVVKYIAKEDIRKKGSGNVGATNAGRATGKKGFLLTIAIDAGKAWTALYVTGLMFEGDGLLILSAFCVLIGHLFPIQLGFHGGKGVVVYLASALFLEPLTIAIMAITMGIAYAVLRKYTISGFIAMASIPITAWVIGDSFIISAGLLLLLLIVFISHTHFIMPKHRR from the coding sequence ATGATCGATGATGTGTGGACTGCCCTGATGGTTATGATCTTTTCCTACACATTTGGGAGCGTAGCCGGGGCTTATTATGTGGTTAAATACATAGCAAAAGAGGATATAAGAAAAAAGGGGAGCGGGAATGTAGGGGCTACTAATGCAGGGAGAGCAACCGGCAAGAAGGGGTTCTTGCTGACAATTGCAATTGATGCTGGAAAGGCATGGACAGCTTTATATGTAACTGGACTTATGTTTGAAGGTGATGGTTTATTAATTCTTAGCGCTTTTTGTGTTCTTATTGGCCATTTGTTTCCAATTCAGCTGGGGTTTCATGGTGGAAAAGGAGTGGTTGTCTACTTGGCTTCTGCCTTGTTTTTGGAACCACTAACAATAGCGATAATGGCTATCACGATGGGAATTGCCTATGCAGTTCTCCGGAAGTATACAATATCAGGTTTTATCGCCATGGCTTCCATTCCCATTACAGCCTGGGTGATTGGTGATTCATTCATCATTTCGGCAGGCCTCCTGCTGCTGCTTTTGATTGTTTTCATTTCCCATACCCATTTCATCATGCCTAAACATAGGAGGTAA
- a CDS encoding GNAT family N-acetyltransferase: MNIICKIATELNEFKQIHQLNYQTFVEEIPQHKQNDDQHLIDKFHEENTYVIAKAGEEVAGMIAIRAKRPFSLDYKLPNLEEYLPVKGEFCEIRLLSVKKEFRSTRVFYQLCEKLVELCLEKIIRWR, translated from the coding sequence GTGAATATTATCTGCAAAATCGCAACCGAACTTAATGAATTTAAACAAATTCATCAGCTGAACTACCAGACATTTGTGGAAGAAATTCCTCAGCATAAGCAAAATGATGATCAGCATTTAATTGATAAATTTCATGAAGAAAATACATATGTCATTGCCAAGGCTGGCGAGGAAGTTGCCGGAATGATCGCGATCCGTGCCAAAAGGCCATTTTCGCTTGATTATAAGCTTCCTAATCTCGAAGAATACTTGCCTGTTAAGGGAGAATTTTGTGAGATCCGCTTGCTGTCAGTCAAAAAAGAGTTTCGCAGCACCCGTGTTTTTTATCAGCTTTGTGAAAAGCTTGTAGAGCTTTGCCTCGAAAAAATTATACGATGGCGCTGA
- a CDS encoding aminotransferase class V-fold PLP-dependent enzyme has protein sequence MPRKNYTMALISGTVRQLKLYKRMGFLPFGPLTGEEGAQFQPMYLTKENFERSTKAFERLMARNSVPVDQHSFLPGPVPIHAKVKRAFSKEAVSHRNHDFISGLKDLRSQLCKMTDASHAEVVVGTGTLSNDLVAAQLKHLEGDGLILANGEFGFRLIDHARRFQLSFQTIEREWNEPITHEEIACMLKENPSIKWVWTVHCETSTGYVFDISGIQEICGEHGAELCVDACSTAGILPLNLKNIYFASTVSGKGFGSYPGLAIVFHRDKIKGNSAVPRYLDLKMYEENQSIPYTHSSNLVSALKESIKLIDYEKLNLLSVKARMRLKDSGFSVLGDDDYSPGILTISLPQSISSREFGDTCKQKGILLSYESGYLLERNWVQVALMGAQEEQKVMASLEMMAGILEKQYEKRYDYEVI, from the coding sequence TTGCCTCGAAAAAATTATACGATGGCGCTGATATCGGGCACGGTCAGGCAGCTGAAATTGTATAAGCGGATGGGATTTCTGCCTTTTGGTCCTCTGACAGGAGAGGAAGGAGCCCAGTTTCAGCCCATGTATTTAACAAAAGAGAATTTCGAACGTTCAACGAAAGCATTTGAACGCTTAATGGCCAGAAATTCAGTGCCCGTCGATCAGCATTCCTTTTTGCCGGGTCCGGTGCCCATTCATGCAAAAGTGAAAAGGGCTTTTTCAAAAGAAGCCGTATCTCATCGCAATCATGATTTTATCAGCGGTTTGAAAGACTTGCGTTCTCAATTATGCAAGATGACAGATGCCTCACATGCTGAAGTTGTTGTTGGCACGGGAACACTTTCCAATGATCTTGTGGCAGCACAGCTGAAACACCTCGAAGGGGATGGGCTGATCCTGGCCAATGGCGAATTTGGCTTTCGTCTCATAGATCATGCAAGAAGGTTTCAATTATCTTTTCAAACGATTGAAAGAGAGTGGAATGAACCGATTACCCACGAGGAAATAGCCTGCATGCTGAAAGAAAACCCATCCATAAAATGGGTGTGGACCGTGCATTGTGAAACTTCGACTGGGTATGTATTCGATATCAGCGGTATTCAGGAGATATGCGGGGAGCATGGTGCCGAGCTTTGCGTGGATGCATGCAGCACGGCCGGAATTTTGCCGTTGAATCTTAAGAATATTTATTTTGCATCGACCGTCAGCGGAAAGGGATTTGGTTCCTATCCGGGTCTGGCAATCGTATTCCATCGTGACAAAATTAAAGGGAACAGTGCTGTTCCAAGATACTTGGACTTAAAGATGTACGAAGAAAACCAAAGCATTCCATACACCCATTCGTCCAATCTGGTCAGCGCATTAAAAGAGAGTATAAAGCTGATAGATTATGAGAAATTAAATCTTTTATCTGTAAAAGCAAGAATGAGGCTGAAAGATAGCGGATTTTCTGTTCTGGGAGACGATGATTATTCCCCTGGCATCCTGACTATCAGTTTGCCGCAGAGCATTTCCAGCAGGGAATTTGGCGACACATGCAAACAGAAAGGAATTCTTCTAAGCTATGAAAGCGGGTACCTGCTTGAGAGAAACTGGGTTCAGGTGGCTCTAATGGGGGCACAGGAAGAGCAGAAGGTCATGGCATCACTCGAAATGATGGCAGGTATTTTAGAAAAACAATATGAAAAGCGGTATGATTATGAAGTTATTTAA
- a CDS encoding LTA synthase family protein, which yields MKLFKRLSPIWFAVILIWVKTVIVSFIGFNLHPENWTDILFMILSPIGAIMVILGINIYFKRKVKPAAIFATMVILTGILFGDLLYYRFYTDFVTVPILFQFKNVGGIGPSTLELISPWDLLLFADLAVFWLLYIKRKSVHEQITAKSKRFYTAVSMLFVFMTIILGMVKVPHLFSESYNRQQLVKHIGLYQYHLYDIGIAASYPLNRAFASPSDAEASAEYVQSQEDKPSDYFGAAKGMNVVLISMESTQNFVINQKVNGQEITPFLNSLIEDSFYFSRVYDQTAQGKTSDSEFMIDTGLYPLSSGSAFVRKTENAYRSLPHILSDEKYYSAVFHGNDASFWNREAMYDSLGYNRYFSKADYVVTEENSVNYGIKDIPFFQQSIQHLEKLQKPFYARFITLTNHFPFLLEEEDQFISEASTSEMVVNRYVTTVRYQDEAIKTFFQDLKASGLYENTMFVLYGDHYGISDKYEHGVLELLGQEDTIVNRMQLQSVPLIIHVPGVEGKTFSNIGGEIDIRATILHLLGISAEDNFSFGHNLFTRDPHHPVIFRDGSFIAKDYFYKAGKCFNSKSEEETDINSCEPLMDISRKELRLSDDIVHGDLMRFME from the coding sequence ATGAAGTTATTTAAAAGGCTTTCACCCATTTGGTTTGCCGTCATTTTAATCTGGGTTAAAACGGTCATTGTATCCTTTATCGGATTTAATCTGCATCCGGAGAACTGGACTGATATTTTATTTATGATTTTAAGCCCGATTGGGGCCATAATGGTCATTCTTGGAATTAATATTTATTTTAAGCGAAAGGTGAAACCGGCAGCCATTTTTGCAACAATGGTCATTTTGACGGGCATTCTTTTTGGGGATTTGCTTTATTATCGTTTTTATACTGATTTTGTAACCGTTCCGATTCTTTTTCAGTTTAAAAATGTCGGAGGGATTGGACCGAGTACACTTGAATTGATTAGCCCATGGGATCTTCTGTTATTTGCTGATCTGGCCGTTTTTTGGCTTTTATATATAAAACGGAAATCAGTACATGAGCAAATCACAGCAAAATCAAAGAGATTTTACACGGCTGTCAGTATGTTATTTGTATTCATGACCATTATTCTCGGCATGGTGAAAGTGCCTCATTTATTTTCGGAATCATATAATCGCCAGCAGCTTGTTAAGCATATTGGATTGTATCAGTATCATCTCTATGATATTGGCATCGCTGCATCATACCCGCTCAATCGCGCTTTTGCCAGTCCCTCTGACGCAGAAGCCTCAGCAGAATATGTCCAATCTCAAGAAGATAAGCCATCAGATTACTTTGGTGCGGCAAAAGGAATGAATGTCGTTCTGATCAGTATGGAGTCCACCCAGAATTTTGTTATCAATCAGAAGGTGAATGGCCAGGAAATAACGCCATTCCTTAATTCTCTGATTGAAGACAGCTTTTATTTCAGCCGTGTCTATGATCAGACAGCACAGGGGAAAACATCCGACTCGGAATTCATGATCGATACAGGCCTTTATCCATTATCCAGCGGATCGGCGTTTGTCAGAAAAACGGAAAACGCTTATCGAAGCCTGCCGCATATTCTATCTGATGAGAAGTATTACTCAGCTGTTTTCCATGGGAATGACGCTTCGTTCTGGAATCGGGAGGCCATGTATGATTCTCTGGGGTATAATCGTTATTTTTCAAAAGCCGATTATGTGGTCACAGAAGAGAACTCAGTGAACTACGGCATAAAAGATATCCCATTCTTCCAGCAGTCCATTCAGCATCTGGAGAAACTGCAAAAGCCTTTCTATGCCAGGTTTATCACATTGACAAACCATTTCCCATTTTTGCTGGAGGAGGAAGATCAGTTCATTTCTGAGGCCAGCACGAGTGAAATGGTCGTCAACCGCTATGTGACAACCGTTAGATATCAGGATGAAGCCATTAAAACATTTTTCCAGGATTTAAAAGCAAGCGGACTTTATGAAAATACGATGTTTGTATTATACGGCGACCATTATGGCATCTCGGACAAATATGAACATGGCGTTCTGGAGCTGCTGGGACAGGAAGATACCATTGTTAATCGCATGCAGCTGCAGAGTGTGCCGCTGATTATCCATGTACCTGGTGTGGAAGGCAAAACGTTTTCGAATATTGGCGGGGAAATCGATATCAGGGCAACGATCCTTCATCTGCTCGGCATTAGTGCTGAGGATAACTTCAGCTTCGGGCATAACCTTTTTACAAGGGATCCCCATCATCCAGTTATTTTTCGGGATGGAAGCTTTATAGCTAAAGACTATTTTTATAAAGCCGGTAAATGCTTCAATAGCAAATCGGAAGAAGAAACAGATATTAATAGCTGTGAACCGTTAATGGATATCTCGAGAAAAGAGCTAAGGCTGTCTGATGACATTGTACATGGGGATTTGATGAGGTTTATGGAATAA
- a CDS encoding DinB family protein, with translation MEQTIFDHMETVRGITEKSIKRIPEEMADIIPEGFNNSIRWNFGHIAFVQEKLVFGISGEEMKVPMNYEMLFGAGTKPADWTESPPSFDEIASVLNEQKQRIKTFLRGRMEQKLPSPFTNRGGITFYTTGEAYLFGFYHEAMHMETIKQIYRSITR, from the coding sequence TTGGAACAGACTATTTTTGACCATATGGAAACAGTGCGGGGCATTACTGAAAAATCGATCAAGCGGATTCCTGAAGAAATGGCTGATATCATTCCAGAAGGGTTTAACAATAGTATCCGCTGGAACTTCGGGCATATTGCATTTGTGCAGGAAAAGCTTGTCTTTGGAATATCAGGTGAAGAAATGAAGGTCCCGATGAACTATGAAATGTTATTTGGCGCTGGAACTAAACCTGCCGATTGGACCGAATCACCGCCTTCTTTCGACGAAATTGCATCTGTCTTAAATGAACAAAAACAAAGAATAAAGACATTTCTTCGTGGGCGTATGGAGCAAAAACTGCCAAGTCCCTTTACAAACCGCGGCGGCATTACTTTCTACACAACCGGAGAAGCTTATTTATTCGGCTTTTATCATGAAGCGATGCACATGGAAACGATTAAACAGATTTATCGTTCTATTACAAGGTAG
- a CDS encoding AraC family transcriptional regulator, with the protein MQIKDFKVDKSLKELTRHRTVVLPVACYETKIGDNIQGKIPLHWHEEIQFILTVKGEAMVQINEEKLAVKEGDGIFINSGCLHSAEDISGDCVYICLNVSPHFLLPQELFSSYIYPYISATNLPYIFLNPREEWGKNILDSIMEIKKLINEISPFYEINITSLLTFIWQQLIRNGFQLEFSQAEVEKHMRMKEMLNWIHQHFAEKITLGDIAKAGRLSNSECCRYFKKILKTTPINYLIHYRIQKSLPLLQERDSNVTEVAFKVGFNSSSYFIEKFRKSMNMTPLAYKKNRN; encoded by the coding sequence TTGCAGATTAAAGATTTTAAAGTGGATAAAAGCCTGAAAGAGCTGACGAGACACAGGACGGTGGTGTTGCCGGTAGCCTGCTACGAAACGAAGATTGGAGATAATATCCAAGGCAAAATCCCTTTACACTGGCATGAGGAGATTCAATTTATCCTTACTGTAAAAGGTGAAGCTATGGTCCAAATCAATGAAGAAAAATTGGCGGTAAAAGAAGGAGACGGCATTTTCATCAATAGCGGGTGTCTTCATTCCGCCGAGGATATTAGCGGAGATTGCGTCTATATTTGTTTAAATGTCTCCCCTCATTTCCTGCTTCCGCAGGAATTATTCAGCAGCTATATTTATCCATACATATCAGCAACAAATCTTCCTTACATATTCCTGAACCCCAGAGAGGAATGGGGGAAAAACATATTAGACAGCATCATGGAAATTAAGAAATTGATTAATGAGATTTCTCCATTTTATGAGATTAACATAACCAGTCTGCTGACATTTATCTGGCAGCAGTTAATCAGGAACGGATTCCAATTGGAATTCAGCCAGGCTGAAGTTGAAAAGCATATGCGGATGAAGGAAATGCTGAATTGGATCCATCAGCATTTCGCAGAAAAAATCACTCTTGGGGATATTGCCAAAGCCGGCAGACTGAGCAATTCTGAATGCTGCAGATACTTTAAAAAAATCTTAAAGACGACACCCATTAACTATTTGATTCATTATCGCATACAAAAAAGTCTCCCCCTGCTTCAAGAGAGAGACTCGAATGTAACAGAAGTTGCCTTTAAAGTAGGATTCAACAGCAGCAGTTACTTTATTGAAAAATTCCGCAAGTCTATGAATATGACTCCTTTAGCGTATAAAAAGAATCGAAATTAA